The following are encoded in a window of Carya illinoinensis cultivar Pawnee chromosome 15, C.illinoinensisPawnee_v1, whole genome shotgun sequence genomic DNA:
- the LOC122297649 gene encoding class V chitinase-like, producing MASSGGTDVVKAGYWFFRPDNIRLVAEIPSELFTHLYAGFAVVNSDTGGMTFPPKYEEQFQTFPDTVRQRNPTVKALLSIGGEGADLSAVVASSDKRKNLITESIDLAKKFHFDGLDLCWLYPSKADQEEPLSSLLFEWRSALDLDFTKTREPTNKLLLTAAVFHHPGIPDIDGNITFNYLNPAIINAVNEKLDWINVLAIDFYTPSPSNSPEQTGPVHAWRNPREQNRCGSEGIKKWIDGGVAANKLVLGLPFYGYAWILTNPSSLSGLFAPAHTASELPMAYRDIQDELRRGTYETVYDSQYYAVYSNKINGDKWIVYDDGLCIFGKVREAIDLKLGGYFAWRVGADDIYWTLSRSASNAVRDNAINNPSEMQESTKDKSMIIGDNQQKSDQNTRTSTTSTTTSTTTSTTTTTTADTSTHTASVNICNIL from the exons ATGGCTTCCAGTGGTGGTACTGATGTTGTGAAAGCTGGATACTGGTTTTTCCGGCCTGACAACATCCGGCTGGTAGCAGAAATACCTTCTGAACTCTTCACACATCTTTATGCTGGCTTTGCCGTGGTCAACAGTGATACTGGCGGGATGACCTTTCCTCCCAAATACGAGGAACAATTCCAAACCTTCCCCGACACGGTTCGACAACGAAACCCTACGGTGAAAGCTCTGTTATCCATCGGTGGTGAAGGCGCTGACCTATCTGCAGTGGTGGCAAGCAGTGATAAGCGTAAGAATCTCATAACGGAGTCCATAGATCTAGCCAAGAAGTTCCATTTCGATGGCCTGGACCTCTGCTGGCTGTACCCCTCCAAAGCTGACCAGGAGGAACCGCTATCCTCGCTCCTCTTTGAATGGCGATCTGCCCTGGACTTAGACTTCACGAAGACAAGGGAGCCAACTAATAAGTTGCTTCTTACTGCGGCGGTGTTTCACCACCCAGGCATTCCTGATATAGACGGTAACATTACTTTCAATTATCTCAATCCGGCTATAATTAATGCTGTTAATGAAAAGTTGGATTGGATCAACGTACTGGCCATTGACTTCTATACTCCGAGTCCCTCCAACTCACCCGAGCAAACTGGACCGGTTCATGCGTGGCGTAATCCTCGAGAGCAAAACAGGTGTGGAAGTGAAGGCATTAAAAAATGGATTGACGGAGGGGTTGCGGCCAATAAATTAGTCCTCGGCCTTCCATTTTATGGCTATGCATGGATTCTAACGAATCCGAGTTCCCTTTCTGGATTATTTGCACCGGCTCATACAGCAAGTGAACTGCCCATGGCCTACAGAGATATCCAGGATGAACTCCGGAGGGGTACTTATGAAACCGTGTATGATAGCCAGTATTATGCTGTTTACTCGAATAAAATTAATGGGGACAAATGGATTGTTTATGATGATGGATTGTGCATCTTTGGAAAGGTTAGGGAGGCAATTGACCTTAAATTGGGTGGTTACTTTGCATGGCGTGTGGGCGCCGACGACATCTACTGGACTCTTTCTCGTTCAG CTTCCAATGCAGTACGGGATAATGCGATTAATAATCCGAGCGAAATGCAGGAGTCAACAAAAGACAAATCAATGATCATTGGTGATAATCAGCAGAAGTCAGATCAAAACACAAGAACTAGTACCACTAGTACTACCACTAGTACTACTACTAGTACTACCACTACTACTACTGCTGATACTAGTACTCATACTGCTTCTGTTAATATATGTAACATATTATAA